A genome region from Acipenser ruthenus chromosome 29, fAciRut3.2 maternal haplotype, whole genome shotgun sequence includes the following:
- the LOC117431574 gene encoding PHD finger protein 20-like isoform X1: MSKNPPNRRGIVFEVGAHLEARDTLKNWYAANIEKIDYEEEKVLIHYRQWSHRYDEWFEWSSPYLRPVERIQLRKEGLQEGEVQAEFRVNEKVLASWTDCRFYPAKVLSVNRDLSSYTVKFYDGVIQAVKDIHVKPYRNEKSGGKSKIEDKQKEKVCDKEKSTRGLKVREKFIDIKEQSSMPKSKKYKRNETENKRDADKDDDDRKVAVKGEVQEESKKLKRGSTSEMVKEERKVSRVKTVDKKKTIEETKKKEEEKNVESGEETTEKSVTSAEQETSSKESKKEDNRLAEKEKSQQPEEALMENKDAENTETEVEKQTEPEEKKTEPEQKVPETEAKTAEESGDGTEETGKEEDRGETSERKGQAEEKKEKETAKTTAQSTEDREPAAELGDSKPAEQSPNQARRKRGRPPSKAKSPDNQHGVLELRKRKISLGAHMPSKRTKLDTNAETKKSSQSGSSDQDRSRRKSSRLPINGHGQHSIKSTPVPVDSKHTTQSHSKQKESATDQGESAELKSAVDSSGQSQEPSNAVPESPALPSSEKPTQEEGAAPNETPTTALKGEPGKLPTETAPVVKRQPQPPNPNKYSREPLYTAIKRSQDSLSPKALTIDLNHTFKCKVPDCLKSFRKAKLLHYHMKYYHGVDKAAESEQSPTKRSIQTRASEKQAALENPKRRRTISASLHSKVGKLHERRRTSAPPAVNTLHNHRPSLREKSKENQLEKSNRKQQEKEKDKGANDTVKEKEKIREKKHREFLRVKLKKKKKKKKKNKSEYTGSEENIDISRDFSPKKIFVQSKLNLSHKSPFSHKHKLLYNSSPGYTEKIKVDDEDTVSDSSTDSLLWSEDELGQDVDVTTNPDEDGPNEGRREFEIVRCICEVQEENDFMIQCEECLCWQHGVCMGLLEDNVPEKYTCYICRDPPGQRQSLKYWYDKDWLSNGHMYGLSFLEENYSHQNAKKIAATHQLLGDVHKVIEVLNGLQLKMSILQSQAHPDLKFRCQSWKQVDSKEKPRKRQVTAAGLVEGEDREISATEKPCRIPSVQESYITSEHCYQKPRTYYPAVEQRLVVETRGSELEERMRGFRENGEDLLVLEQRYGRSPDQDRRKADWEPRLEKEQDKEAEVSKRSCSGESCNVKVAREDRDGDMNFQQQWQINLMDHIEAVQDEVIHRMDFIERELDVLESWLDYTGELEPPEPLARLPQLKHRIKQLLMELGKVQQIALCCST, encoded by the exons ATGAGCAAGAATCCACCAAACCGAAGAGGAATCGTCTTTGAGGTGGGAGCTCATCTGGAGGCCCGGGACACTCTCAAGAACTG GTACGCAGCAAACATTGAAAAGATTGATTATGAGGAAGAGAAAGTGCTGATTCACTACAGACAGTGGAGTCATCGCTATGATGAATGGTTCGAATGGAGCAGCCCGTATCTCAGGCCAGTCGAGCGAATCCAGCTGAGGAAGGAGGGACTGCAGGAGGGGGAGGTCCAGGCT gagtttCGAGTGAACGAGAAGGTCCTTGCAAGCTGGACGGACTGTCGATTTTACCCTGCCAAGGTCCTGTCAGTGAACAGAGATCTCT CTTCCTACACTGTGAAGTTTTACGATGGAGTTATTCAGGCTGTTAAGGATATCCATGTCAAACCTTACCGCAATGAG AAAAGCGGGGGGAAATCTAAGATCGaagacaaacagaaagaaaaagtGTGTGATAAAGAGAAATCCACAAGGGGACTTAAGGTGAGGGAAAAATTTATAGACATCAAAGAACAGAGCTCAATGCCGAAGAGTAAAAAATATAAACGGAAcgagacagaaaataaaagagaTGCTGATAAAGATGATGATGACAGAAAAGTGGCTGTGAAGGGAGAGGTCCAGGAGGAATCTAAAAAACTAAAGCGGGGCTCCACAAGCGAAATGGTGAAAGAGGAGAGGAAAGTGTCCAGAGTAAAAACAGTTGACAAGAAGAAAACTATTGAGGAAACAAAGAAGAAAGAGGAAGAGAAGAACGTGGAATCTGGTGAGGAAACAACTGAGAAGAGTGTAACATCGGCTGAGCAAGAAACAAGCAGCAAAGAGTCGAAGAAAGAAGACAACAGACTTGCAGAGAAGGAGAAGAGCCAGCAGCCTGAAGAAGCACTGATGGAGAACAAGGATGcggaaaacactgaaacagaagTGGAGAAGCAGACAGAACCAGAAGAGAAAAAGACAGAACCAGAACAGAAAGTACCAGAGACAGAGGCGAAGACAGCGGAGGAGTCTGGCGATGGAACCGAAGAGACAGGCAAGGAGGAGGACAGAGGAGAGACGTCGGAGCGGAAGGGACAAGCTGAAGAAAAGAAGGAAAAGGAAACTGCCAAAACCACCGCTCAGTCTACAGAGGACAGAGAGCCAGCGGCAGAGCTTGGAGATTCAAAACCAGCAGAGCAGAGCCCAAACCAGGCACGGAGGAAACGAGGCAGACCCCCATCAAAAG CTAAATCACCTGATAACCAGCATGGTGTCTTGGAgttgagaaaaagaaaaatatcttTGGGAGCACATATGCCGTCAAAGAGAACCAAGCTTGATACAAATGCAG AGACCAAAAAGTCCAGTCAGTCCGGCAGTAGTGATCAAGACCGCAGCAGGAGAAAGTCATCAAGACTGCCTATTAACGGTCATGGGCAGCACTCCATTAAAAGCACGCCTGTGCCCGTAGACTCCAAACACACGACACAGTCTCATAGCAAGCAAAAGGAGTCTGCAACAG ATCAGGGTGAATCAGCAGAGCTCAAATCTGCTGTTGACTCCTCAGGGCAGAGTCAGGAACCCTCTAATGCTGTTCCAGAATCTCCAGCACTTCCGTCAAGTGAGAAACCAACACAGGAGGAAGGAGCCGCTCCGAACGAGACTCCCACAACAGCTTTGAAAGGAGAGCCAGGCAAACTGCCCACTGAAACGG CTCCTGTTGTAAAACGTCAGCCCCAGCCACCAAACCCTAACAAATATAGCAGAGAGCCCT TGTACACGGCTATAAAGCGATCGCAGGACTCCCTGTCCCCTAAGGCACTCACTATTGATCTCAACCACACCTTCAAGTGCAAGGTACCAGACTGCCTCAAGTCTTTCCGCAAGGCCAAGCTTCTGCACTACCACATGAAGTACTACCATGGAGTGGACAAGGCAGCCGAGAGCGAGCAGAGCCCGACGAAGAGGAGCATCCAGACCCGCGCCTCAGAGAAGCAGGCAGCCCTGGAGAACCCCAAGAGACGACGCACCATTTCAGCCTCCTTGC ACAGCAAGGTTGGAAAACTGCACGAGAGGAGGAGGACGTCGGCTCCCCCTGCTGTCAACACGCTGCACAACCACCGGCCCTCCCTCCGAGAGAAGAGCAAAGAGAACCAGCTGGAGAAATCGAATCGCAAGCAGCAGGAGAAGGAAAAGGACAAGGGTGCCAATGACACAG TTAAAGAAAAAGAGAAGATCAGAGAGAAGAAACACAGGGAGTTCCTGAGAGTCAAactaaagaaaaagaagaagaagaaaaagaagaacaaaTCTG AGTATACTGGTAGTGAAGAAAATATTGACATCTCTAGAGATTTCTCACCCAAGAAAATATTCGTTCAATCCAAATTGAATTTGTCTCACAAATCCCCCTTCTCGCACAAACACAAGTTGTTATACAACTCCAGCCCCGGATACACAGAAAAGATAAAAGTGGATG ACGAAGACACTGTGAGCGACTCTTCGACGGACAGCCTGCTCTGGAGCGAGGACGAGCTGGGTCAGGACGTCGACGTGACGACGAACCCAGATGAAGACGGGCCTAACGAGGGGCGCCGAGAGTTTGAGATTGTCCGCTGTATCTGCGAGGTCCAGGAGGAGAACGACTTCATGATACAG TGTGAAGAGTGCTTGTGCTGGCAGCATGGGGTCTGTATGGGTCTGCTTGAGGACAATGTTCCAGAGAAGTACACCTGCTATATATGTCGAGATCCGCCAG GACAGAGACAGAGTTTGAAATACTGGTACGACAAAGACTGGCTCAGTAATGGACACATGTATGGCTTATCCTTCCTGGAAGAGAACTACTCCCACCAAAATGCCAAGAAGATCGCAGCCACACACCAGCTCCTGGGCGACGTCCACAAAGTCATTGAAGTTCTGAACGGCTTGCAGCTCAAGATGAGCATCCTGCA AAGCCAGGCCCATCCAGACTTGAAGTTCAGGTGTCAGTCATGGAAGCAGGTGGACTCCAAAGAGAAGCCCAGGAAGAGGCAGGTGACCGCGGCAGGGCTGGTGGAAGGTGAGGACAGGGAGATCAGTGCCACTGAGAAGCCCTGTCGAATCCCCTCCGTTCAGGAGTCCTACATCACCAGCGAGCACTGCTACCAGAAGCCCCGCACCTACTACCCTGCGGTGGAGCAGAGGCTGGTGGTGGAGACTCGGGGCTCTGAGCTGGAGGAGCGCATGAGGGGGTTCAGGGAGAATGGGGAGGACCTGCTGGTGCTGGAGCAGCGCTACGGGAGGAGCCCCGATCAAGACAGAAGAAAAGCAGACTGGGAGCCTCGCCTGGAAAAAGAACAGGACAAG GAAGCTGAAGTTTCCAAGAGAAGCTGTTCTGGTGAAAGCTGCAATGTGAAGGTGGCCAGGGAGGACAGGGACGGCGATATGAACTTCCAGCAGCAATGGCAGATCAACTTGATGGACCATATCGAGGCTGTTCAGGATGAAGTCATCCACAGAATGGACTTCATAGAGAGGGAGCTGGATG TTCTGGAGAGCTGGCTGGATTACACAGGGGAGCTGGAGCCTCCAGAGCCTCTTGCCAGACTACCCCAGCTGAAGCACCGGATCAAGCAGCTGCTGATGGAGCTGGGGAAGGTGCAGCAGATTGCCTTGTGCTGCTCTACATGA
- the LOC117431574 gene encoding PHD finger protein 20-like isoform X2, with protein sequence MSKNPPNRRGIVFEVGAHLEARDTLKNWYAANIEKIDYEEEKVLIHYRQWSHRYDEWFEWSSPYLRPVERIQLRKEGLQEGEVQAEFRVNEKVLASWTDCRFYPAKVLSVNRDLSSYTVKFYDGVIQAVKDIHVKPYRNEKSGGKSKIEDKQKEKVCDKEKSTRGLKVREKFIDIKEQSSMPKSKKYKRNETENKRDADKDDDDRKVAVKGEVQEESKKLKRGSTSEMVKEERKVSRVKTVDKKKTIEETKKKEEEKNVESGEETTEKSVTSAEQETSSKESKKEDNRLAEKEKSQQPEEALMENKDAENTETEVEKQTEPEEKKTEPEQKVPETEAKTAEESGDGTEETGKEEDRGETSERKGQAEEKKEKETAKTTAQSTEDREPAAELGDSKPAEQSPNQARRKRGRPPSKAKSPDNQHGVLELRKRKISLGAHMPSKRTKLDTNAETKKSSQSGSSDQDRSRRKSSRLPINGHGQHSIKSTPVPVDSKHTTQSHSKQKESATDQGESAELKSAVDSSGQSQEPSNAVPESPALPSSEKPTQEEGAAPNETPTTALKGEPGKLPTETAPVVKRQPQPPNPNKYSREPLYTAIKRSQDSLSPKALTIDLNHTFKCKVPDCLKSFRKAKLLHYHMKYYHGVDKAAESEQSPTKRSIQTRASEKQAALENPKRRRTISASLHSKVGKLHERRRTSAPPAVNTLHNHRPSLREKSKENQLEKSNRKQQEKEKDKGANDTVKEKEKIREKKHREFLRVKLKKKKKKKKKNKSDEDTVSDSSTDSLLWSEDELGQDVDVTTNPDEDGPNEGRREFEIVRCICEVQEENDFMIQCEECLCWQHGVCMGLLEDNVPEKYTCYICRDPPGQRQSLKYWYDKDWLSNGHMYGLSFLEENYSHQNAKKIAATHQLLGDVHKVIEVLNGLQLKMSILQSQAHPDLKFRCQSWKQVDSKEKPRKRQVTAAGLVEGEDREISATEKPCRIPSVQESYITSEHCYQKPRTYYPAVEQRLVVETRGSELEERMRGFRENGEDLLVLEQRYGRSPDQDRRKADWEPRLEKEQDKEAEVSKRSCSGESCNVKVAREDRDGDMNFQQQWQINLMDHIEAVQDEVIHRMDFIERELDVLESWLDYTGELEPPEPLARLPQLKHRIKQLLMELGKVQQIALCCST encoded by the exons ATGAGCAAGAATCCACCAAACCGAAGAGGAATCGTCTTTGAGGTGGGAGCTCATCTGGAGGCCCGGGACACTCTCAAGAACTG GTACGCAGCAAACATTGAAAAGATTGATTATGAGGAAGAGAAAGTGCTGATTCACTACAGACAGTGGAGTCATCGCTATGATGAATGGTTCGAATGGAGCAGCCCGTATCTCAGGCCAGTCGAGCGAATCCAGCTGAGGAAGGAGGGACTGCAGGAGGGGGAGGTCCAGGCT gagtttCGAGTGAACGAGAAGGTCCTTGCAAGCTGGACGGACTGTCGATTTTACCCTGCCAAGGTCCTGTCAGTGAACAGAGATCTCT CTTCCTACACTGTGAAGTTTTACGATGGAGTTATTCAGGCTGTTAAGGATATCCATGTCAAACCTTACCGCAATGAG AAAAGCGGGGGGAAATCTAAGATCGaagacaaacagaaagaaaaagtGTGTGATAAAGAGAAATCCACAAGGGGACTTAAGGTGAGGGAAAAATTTATAGACATCAAAGAACAGAGCTCAATGCCGAAGAGTAAAAAATATAAACGGAAcgagacagaaaataaaagagaTGCTGATAAAGATGATGATGACAGAAAAGTGGCTGTGAAGGGAGAGGTCCAGGAGGAATCTAAAAAACTAAAGCGGGGCTCCACAAGCGAAATGGTGAAAGAGGAGAGGAAAGTGTCCAGAGTAAAAACAGTTGACAAGAAGAAAACTATTGAGGAAACAAAGAAGAAAGAGGAAGAGAAGAACGTGGAATCTGGTGAGGAAACAACTGAGAAGAGTGTAACATCGGCTGAGCAAGAAACAAGCAGCAAAGAGTCGAAGAAAGAAGACAACAGACTTGCAGAGAAGGAGAAGAGCCAGCAGCCTGAAGAAGCACTGATGGAGAACAAGGATGcggaaaacactgaaacagaagTGGAGAAGCAGACAGAACCAGAAGAGAAAAAGACAGAACCAGAACAGAAAGTACCAGAGACAGAGGCGAAGACAGCGGAGGAGTCTGGCGATGGAACCGAAGAGACAGGCAAGGAGGAGGACAGAGGAGAGACGTCGGAGCGGAAGGGACAAGCTGAAGAAAAGAAGGAAAAGGAAACTGCCAAAACCACCGCTCAGTCTACAGAGGACAGAGAGCCAGCGGCAGAGCTTGGAGATTCAAAACCAGCAGAGCAGAGCCCAAACCAGGCACGGAGGAAACGAGGCAGACCCCCATCAAAAG CTAAATCACCTGATAACCAGCATGGTGTCTTGGAgttgagaaaaagaaaaatatcttTGGGAGCACATATGCCGTCAAAGAGAACCAAGCTTGATACAAATGCAG AGACCAAAAAGTCCAGTCAGTCCGGCAGTAGTGATCAAGACCGCAGCAGGAGAAAGTCATCAAGACTGCCTATTAACGGTCATGGGCAGCACTCCATTAAAAGCACGCCTGTGCCCGTAGACTCCAAACACACGACACAGTCTCATAGCAAGCAAAAGGAGTCTGCAACAG ATCAGGGTGAATCAGCAGAGCTCAAATCTGCTGTTGACTCCTCAGGGCAGAGTCAGGAACCCTCTAATGCTGTTCCAGAATCTCCAGCACTTCCGTCAAGTGAGAAACCAACACAGGAGGAAGGAGCCGCTCCGAACGAGACTCCCACAACAGCTTTGAAAGGAGAGCCAGGCAAACTGCCCACTGAAACGG CTCCTGTTGTAAAACGTCAGCCCCAGCCACCAAACCCTAACAAATATAGCAGAGAGCCCT TGTACACGGCTATAAAGCGATCGCAGGACTCCCTGTCCCCTAAGGCACTCACTATTGATCTCAACCACACCTTCAAGTGCAAGGTACCAGACTGCCTCAAGTCTTTCCGCAAGGCCAAGCTTCTGCACTACCACATGAAGTACTACCATGGAGTGGACAAGGCAGCCGAGAGCGAGCAGAGCCCGACGAAGAGGAGCATCCAGACCCGCGCCTCAGAGAAGCAGGCAGCCCTGGAGAACCCCAAGAGACGACGCACCATTTCAGCCTCCTTGC ACAGCAAGGTTGGAAAACTGCACGAGAGGAGGAGGACGTCGGCTCCCCCTGCTGTCAACACGCTGCACAACCACCGGCCCTCCCTCCGAGAGAAGAGCAAAGAGAACCAGCTGGAGAAATCGAATCGCAAGCAGCAGGAGAAGGAAAAGGACAAGGGTGCCAATGACACAG TTAAAGAAAAAGAGAAGATCAGAGAGAAGAAACACAGGGAGTTCCTGAGAGTCAAactaaagaaaaagaagaagaagaaaaagaagaacaaaTCTG ACGAAGACACTGTGAGCGACTCTTCGACGGACAGCCTGCTCTGGAGCGAGGACGAGCTGGGTCAGGACGTCGACGTGACGACGAACCCAGATGAAGACGGGCCTAACGAGGGGCGCCGAGAGTTTGAGATTGTCCGCTGTATCTGCGAGGTCCAGGAGGAGAACGACTTCATGATACAG TGTGAAGAGTGCTTGTGCTGGCAGCATGGGGTCTGTATGGGTCTGCTTGAGGACAATGTTCCAGAGAAGTACACCTGCTATATATGTCGAGATCCGCCAG GACAGAGACAGAGTTTGAAATACTGGTACGACAAAGACTGGCTCAGTAATGGACACATGTATGGCTTATCCTTCCTGGAAGAGAACTACTCCCACCAAAATGCCAAGAAGATCGCAGCCACACACCAGCTCCTGGGCGACGTCCACAAAGTCATTGAAGTTCTGAACGGCTTGCAGCTCAAGATGAGCATCCTGCA AAGCCAGGCCCATCCAGACTTGAAGTTCAGGTGTCAGTCATGGAAGCAGGTGGACTCCAAAGAGAAGCCCAGGAAGAGGCAGGTGACCGCGGCAGGGCTGGTGGAAGGTGAGGACAGGGAGATCAGTGCCACTGAGAAGCCCTGTCGAATCCCCTCCGTTCAGGAGTCCTACATCACCAGCGAGCACTGCTACCAGAAGCCCCGCACCTACTACCCTGCGGTGGAGCAGAGGCTGGTGGTGGAGACTCGGGGCTCTGAGCTGGAGGAGCGCATGAGGGGGTTCAGGGAGAATGGGGAGGACCTGCTGGTGCTGGAGCAGCGCTACGGGAGGAGCCCCGATCAAGACAGAAGAAAAGCAGACTGGGAGCCTCGCCTGGAAAAAGAACAGGACAAG GAAGCTGAAGTTTCCAAGAGAAGCTGTTCTGGTGAAAGCTGCAATGTGAAGGTGGCCAGGGAGGACAGGGACGGCGATATGAACTTCCAGCAGCAATGGCAGATCAACTTGATGGACCATATCGAGGCTGTTCAGGATGAAGTCATCCACAGAATGGACTTCATAGAGAGGGAGCTGGATG TTCTGGAGAGCTGGCTGGATTACACAGGGGAGCTGGAGCCTCCAGAGCCTCTTGCCAGACTACCCCAGCTGAAGCACCGGATCAAGCAGCTGCTGATGGAGCTGGGGAAGGTGCAGCAGATTGCCTTGTGCTGCTCTACATGA
- the LOC117431574 gene encoding PHD finger protein 20-like isoform X3 — translation MSKNPPNRRGIVFEVGAHLEARDTLKNWYAANIEKIDYEEEKVLIHYRQWSHRYDEWFEWSSPYLRPVERIQLRKEGLQEGEVQAEFRVNEKVLASWTDCRFYPAKVLSVNRDLSSYTVKFYDGVIQAVKDIHVKPYRNEKSGGKSKIEDKQKEKVCDKEKSTRGLKVREKFIDIKEQSSMPKSKKYKRNETENKRDADKDDDDRKVAVKGEVQEESKKLKRGSTSEMVKEERKVSRVKTVDKKKTIEETKKKEEEKNVESGEETTEKSVTSAEQETSSKESKKEDNRLAEKEKSQQPEEALMENKDAENTETEVEKQTEPEEKKTEPEQKVPETEAKTAEESGDGTEETGKEEDRGETSERKGQAEEKKEKETAKTTAQSTEDREPAAELGDSKPAEQSPNQARRKRGRPPSKAKSPDNQHGVLELRKRKISLGAHMPSKRTKLDTNADQGESAELKSAVDSSGQSQEPSNAVPESPALPSSEKPTQEEGAAPNETPTTALKGEPGKLPTETAPVVKRQPQPPNPNKYSREPLYTAIKRSQDSLSPKALTIDLNHTFKCKVPDCLKSFRKAKLLHYHMKYYHGVDKAAESEQSPTKRSIQTRASEKQAALENPKRRRTISASLHSKVGKLHERRRTSAPPAVNTLHNHRPSLREKSKENQLEKSNRKQQEKEKDKGANDTVKEKEKIREKKHREFLRVKLKKKKKKKKKNKSEYTGSEENIDISRDFSPKKIFVQSKLNLSHKSPFSHKHKLLYNSSPGYTEKIKVDDEDTVSDSSTDSLLWSEDELGQDVDVTTNPDEDGPNEGRREFEIVRCICEVQEENDFMIQCEECLCWQHGVCMGLLEDNVPEKYTCYICRDPPGQRQSLKYWYDKDWLSNGHMYGLSFLEENYSHQNAKKIAATHQLLGDVHKVIEVLNGLQLKMSILQSQAHPDLKFRCQSWKQVDSKEKPRKRQVTAAGLVEGEDREISATEKPCRIPSVQESYITSEHCYQKPRTYYPAVEQRLVVETRGSELEERMRGFRENGEDLLVLEQRYGRSPDQDRRKADWEPRLEKEQDKEAEVSKRSCSGESCNVKVAREDRDGDMNFQQQWQINLMDHIEAVQDEVIHRMDFIERELDVLESWLDYTGELEPPEPLARLPQLKHRIKQLLMELGKVQQIALCCST, via the exons ATGAGCAAGAATCCACCAAACCGAAGAGGAATCGTCTTTGAGGTGGGAGCTCATCTGGAGGCCCGGGACACTCTCAAGAACTG GTACGCAGCAAACATTGAAAAGATTGATTATGAGGAAGAGAAAGTGCTGATTCACTACAGACAGTGGAGTCATCGCTATGATGAATGGTTCGAATGGAGCAGCCCGTATCTCAGGCCAGTCGAGCGAATCCAGCTGAGGAAGGAGGGACTGCAGGAGGGGGAGGTCCAGGCT gagtttCGAGTGAACGAGAAGGTCCTTGCAAGCTGGACGGACTGTCGATTTTACCCTGCCAAGGTCCTGTCAGTGAACAGAGATCTCT CTTCCTACACTGTGAAGTTTTACGATGGAGTTATTCAGGCTGTTAAGGATATCCATGTCAAACCTTACCGCAATGAG AAAAGCGGGGGGAAATCTAAGATCGaagacaaacagaaagaaaaagtGTGTGATAAAGAGAAATCCACAAGGGGACTTAAGGTGAGGGAAAAATTTATAGACATCAAAGAACAGAGCTCAATGCCGAAGAGTAAAAAATATAAACGGAAcgagacagaaaataaaagagaTGCTGATAAAGATGATGATGACAGAAAAGTGGCTGTGAAGGGAGAGGTCCAGGAGGAATCTAAAAAACTAAAGCGGGGCTCCACAAGCGAAATGGTGAAAGAGGAGAGGAAAGTGTCCAGAGTAAAAACAGTTGACAAGAAGAAAACTATTGAGGAAACAAAGAAGAAAGAGGAAGAGAAGAACGTGGAATCTGGTGAGGAAACAACTGAGAAGAGTGTAACATCGGCTGAGCAAGAAACAAGCAGCAAAGAGTCGAAGAAAGAAGACAACAGACTTGCAGAGAAGGAGAAGAGCCAGCAGCCTGAAGAAGCACTGATGGAGAACAAGGATGcggaaaacactgaaacagaagTGGAGAAGCAGACAGAACCAGAAGAGAAAAAGACAGAACCAGAACAGAAAGTACCAGAGACAGAGGCGAAGACAGCGGAGGAGTCTGGCGATGGAACCGAAGAGACAGGCAAGGAGGAGGACAGAGGAGAGACGTCGGAGCGGAAGGGACAAGCTGAAGAAAAGAAGGAAAAGGAAACTGCCAAAACCACCGCTCAGTCTACAGAGGACAGAGAGCCAGCGGCAGAGCTTGGAGATTCAAAACCAGCAGAGCAGAGCCCAAACCAGGCACGGAGGAAACGAGGCAGACCCCCATCAAAAG CTAAATCACCTGATAACCAGCATGGTGTCTTGGAgttgagaaaaagaaaaatatcttTGGGAGCACATATGCCGTCAAAGAGAACCAAGCTTGATACAAATGCAG ATCAGGGTGAATCAGCAGAGCTCAAATCTGCTGTTGACTCCTCAGGGCAGAGTCAGGAACCCTCTAATGCTGTTCCAGAATCTCCAGCACTTCCGTCAAGTGAGAAACCAACACAGGAGGAAGGAGCCGCTCCGAACGAGACTCCCACAACAGCTTTGAAAGGAGAGCCAGGCAAACTGCCCACTGAAACGG CTCCTGTTGTAAAACGTCAGCCCCAGCCACCAAACCCTAACAAATATAGCAGAGAGCCCT TGTACACGGCTATAAAGCGATCGCAGGACTCCCTGTCCCCTAAGGCACTCACTATTGATCTCAACCACACCTTCAAGTGCAAGGTACCAGACTGCCTCAAGTCTTTCCGCAAGGCCAAGCTTCTGCACTACCACATGAAGTACTACCATGGAGTGGACAAGGCAGCCGAGAGCGAGCAGAGCCCGACGAAGAGGAGCATCCAGACCCGCGCCTCAGAGAAGCAGGCAGCCCTGGAGAACCCCAAGAGACGACGCACCATTTCAGCCTCCTTGC ACAGCAAGGTTGGAAAACTGCACGAGAGGAGGAGGACGTCGGCTCCCCCTGCTGTCAACACGCTGCACAACCACCGGCCCTCCCTCCGAGAGAAGAGCAAAGAGAACCAGCTGGAGAAATCGAATCGCAAGCAGCAGGAGAAGGAAAAGGACAAGGGTGCCAATGACACAG TTAAAGAAAAAGAGAAGATCAGAGAGAAGAAACACAGGGAGTTCCTGAGAGTCAAactaaagaaaaagaagaagaagaaaaagaagaacaaaTCTG AGTATACTGGTAGTGAAGAAAATATTGACATCTCTAGAGATTTCTCACCCAAGAAAATATTCGTTCAATCCAAATTGAATTTGTCTCACAAATCCCCCTTCTCGCACAAACACAAGTTGTTATACAACTCCAGCCCCGGATACACAGAAAAGATAAAAGTGGATG ACGAAGACACTGTGAGCGACTCTTCGACGGACAGCCTGCTCTGGAGCGAGGACGAGCTGGGTCAGGACGTCGACGTGACGACGAACCCAGATGAAGACGGGCCTAACGAGGGGCGCCGAGAGTTTGAGATTGTCCGCTGTATCTGCGAGGTCCAGGAGGAGAACGACTTCATGATACAG TGTGAAGAGTGCTTGTGCTGGCAGCATGGGGTCTGTATGGGTCTGCTTGAGGACAATGTTCCAGAGAAGTACACCTGCTATATATGTCGAGATCCGCCAG GACAGAGACAGAGTTTGAAATACTGGTACGACAAAGACTGGCTCAGTAATGGACACATGTATGGCTTATCCTTCCTGGAAGAGAACTACTCCCACCAAAATGCCAAGAAGATCGCAGCCACACACCAGCTCCTGGGCGACGTCCACAAAGTCATTGAAGTTCTGAACGGCTTGCAGCTCAAGATGAGCATCCTGCA AAGCCAGGCCCATCCAGACTTGAAGTTCAGGTGTCAGTCATGGAAGCAGGTGGACTCCAAAGAGAAGCCCAGGAAGAGGCAGGTGACCGCGGCAGGGCTGGTGGAAGGTGAGGACAGGGAGATCAGTGCCACTGAGAAGCCCTGTCGAATCCCCTCCGTTCAGGAGTCCTACATCACCAGCGAGCACTGCTACCAGAAGCCCCGCACCTACTACCCTGCGGTGGAGCAGAGGCTGGTGGTGGAGACTCGGGGCTCTGAGCTGGAGGAGCGCATGAGGGGGTTCAGGGAGAATGGGGAGGACCTGCTGGTGCTGGAGCAGCGCTACGGGAGGAGCCCCGATCAAGACAGAAGAAAAGCAGACTGGGAGCCTCGCCTGGAAAAAGAACAGGACAAG GAAGCTGAAGTTTCCAAGAGAAGCTGTTCTGGTGAAAGCTGCAATGTGAAGGTGGCCAGGGAGGACAGGGACGGCGATATGAACTTCCAGCAGCAATGGCAGATCAACTTGATGGACCATATCGAGGCTGTTCAGGATGAAGTCATCCACAGAATGGACTTCATAGAGAGGGAGCTGGATG TTCTGGAGAGCTGGCTGGATTACACAGGGGAGCTGGAGCCTCCAGAGCCTCTTGCCAGACTACCCCAGCTGAAGCACCGGATCAAGCAGCTGCTGATGGAGCTGGGGAAGGTGCAGCAGATTGCCTTGTGCTGCTCTACATGA